TCAATAACTTTCAATTTTGTTGCACGTGATAATTCCGTGATGGCCATgactttaaaacatttaagaaatcttCTTAAAGTTCTgaaataaggataaaataaatGACTAAAGTTTGGGATTGAGCTAgcgcaaaattaataaaatgaataattaattcatatttcataatgagatataaaatgaaacaacgacaataaattttaattataaaaaagtttaatagtAAATTTGTAATTgcgaaattttttataagaaatgttgGAAACTTctgtaaaacttaaaaaaaatgacaccTCTTTCAAGAAaagatgtaaaaatgtaaatgaagagACTCGTATTTacatactattttaataattgatctaaaaataaaatattctgaaatggaATAATAGTAAGAACCAGCgtttatttctgagaaaataataatacatctaaaattatatgaatatttaattaattaagatacaAAAGTaatcatcttcatttttaaaatacagtaaagTTATAAATGACTTATTTAATGACAATGACTAATTAAATCACATTTCGAGATTTCTAGTAAAAAAAGCCTCGTGATTatcggaaaaatatttattgtatttactttCAGGCACTCCGTCGGAATATGCCACTGGGACAAAACTTTGAAAACTTCCAAACAGCAGCATCAGATGCAACTAGAATTCTCATAAGAAATATCAATACCGAGTGGCAGAGATTGGAAAAACACAAACAGCTTTTAGATGCGAAAGAGGAAGAAAGGACTTCGTGCCAAGAGCATCTACGAcatttgcatgaaaataaaagtatgattGAAAAACAACTGATATCGGCGGAAAGAAGAACACAGTCTCTGAAAAATTCACATAGTGAATTAAAGCGAAGCCTTAATAATATTCGAAGACAAGAGGATAAAGCCTCAAGAAATTTCAATTCAGAGAAACAAATGTTAAGCGAAAAACTTGCATACTACCAAGCGAAATGGCGAGAGCGCTATGAATCACGTTATGCAAATAAACCTTTAATTCAAGAATATGAAAAGGCAAAAAATGCTTTAGCGGATAAAAGGGAAGAACTAAAGATTTTGAAATCAGCTCTTCACGGATGTAAAGCTGATATTTTCAAAGCCAAGTGTGAGAGAGGTAAAAGAAATGTGGAAGAAAGTGGGTTTTATCCTTTGGAGTCTTTTATAATTCGCATAGCCAGCATAGGAGCTGAAGTGAAGAAGTTAGAAACCGAAGAAAGtcatttattgaacaatattaggATTTTGCAGCGAGAAATTAGTAACAAAGAGAAATTGGCACAGTTGAAAACACAAAATGCCAAGGAAGTTGAAAAGACAAAGACAACGACTGGACTTGAGAAAATCAAGGAAAGCatcttctttaaaaaagcatCGGAGgaatctataaaaagaaaagaaatgtcgGATAATTCTTATTCTATTCCTCAAAAGATAATACGGACGAAAGAAGATTCCTTGTTAAATAAGTATAGTATCAAACAAACTAAGGCAATTCATGGTGTTGTAGCACAAACGCCGATGAGACAGAAAGGAAGTGAAGACTTTAAGGGAGGTATTCAAGAAGAAAGAATCAGAAATCGTATCGAGAAACTTAAGTTGTATACTCCAACATTCTTTTCACCTCCTGATTTGTCATCAAAGAATAGCACTAAAGATTCAACTTCGAAAGAAATAAGACGACAAGATAATGATTCAGTGATTTCCGAAAATTGCCAAACATCGTTtgttaaaaatgcaattcaaaatcaGAGTGCAGATTTACAAAACGAAAATTCAGACAATACTCCATCAAGAGCATCAGATATCAATGAATCTCGAGCTCAGCTCCAGACACTGAAAAGTAAAACAATACATAGCATTCAAAAAGTCAATTCTGGACAACGCTATGTAAATTCTCAGAAGGAAACAGCTTTCCAATCTAAAGATTATGTGTCACCTGCATTGCAAACGTTTAAAGAGAAGAATAAAATAACCGAAACCAGAGTTCATAAGCCAGGCAAATTTTCAAAGCATGAACAGTCAATTAAAAGCAGTATTACTCAAAGTTTTTCTGATACAGGCGAAAAAGAAATTCCCTTTATTAATGAAACTGATTCAATAAAAGCATCTCGAGGACTTTCTACAAATAGTGAGAAAGAAATGGAATTCGCCTTTGAAACTGCGTCAGACATTCTGAAAAAGACGTCTGAAAGTTATAAGAAGACAACAggatttcagaaagaaattaattcgCCAAAAGTATTAAGGGAATTTTGTAAAATCAGTGATAAAGACCGATCTATTAACGAAACAAAATCAGAGAAAATTCAAAGATTACACGTTATAAGTGAAGAAAATAattcgaatgaaataaatttaacaacatCTAGTGCTGTTTCTTTAACAAACAGAGGTAAGATTGAAGCTTTTACTCAAAAGACTTTTTCAAGAGCACAGGAAGCAAGAAAGGCTGAAGATTATGAAACTTCAGCTTTGGAAATTCTGACAAAATATCAATCATATAGAAATGCTCAGAATATGGATAGTGAAAGAGATCAGCAATTCCGCTATAATGAGCTAGCAGAAGATTCTCAAATTCTAGAAAATGTTGatgaaaaatttacttacaaGAGAGATACAGGCAAACATCAAAATATTCAGCTTTCTCAAAAGTGTAAAACTAGTTCAGTCCCtgcaaaaatattacaagaaCATACCGATCATATGGACGAAGAAATACAAGATATAAATGAAGACTTAACAACCGTTTATGAAAATGGAAAGTCACTATCTACGAAATCAGACATTAATCACGAACCTATGGATACCGATCATTTTCAAGATGCTGAGATCTTAACTGAAGATAATGttcttgataaaaaatatatgtctgAGAATACTGTCCATCCAGAATATGAGAATCTCAGCTATGATAAGATTTCAGAAAAAACGATTTCTGTAGATGTGGAAGACAATCAATCTTCTTTGAAGATTTCGAATTCTTCTGCAGTTATTATGGATAAGAGTGAAAATGAGATTCACGTAAGCAATTCAGAGGAAGTTAATCAGTTGAAAAATATTCTACCAACTTCTGATAAGCACAATGTCTCTTATTCTCACCCAAATGAAGCATCACAAGAGATTAGAGATAATCAGCCTAAAAATGTACTTCCAGCTTCTTCTGTACTTGGTGTCTCCTATCCTATTACTCCACAAGACTTCGGAAATGATCGTGTAAATAGTATGCTAAACAAAGATAGTGCAAAGATTCAGGATGCAGCAGGGACCATTCTGATGAAGCCCAGTGAAAAACTTGATGAAGACAATGAAAGAAACCTGCATGAAGAAATTGAACCACCGAATCATATAAATGAATCACAGTTCGAAAAATCGCAATCATCATCTCAATTGAATGTTCAAGAGCCAGAAGGAATTTCACCAATGATATACCAGGAAGCACTAAGTTCTGCGAATTCGTCATTGGTTGAAAATGGAACATCCTTGAATAAGGTAGTTGAAGCAGGAATTCTTCCATGTAGTAGCAAATCCTCAGCGTCCAGCGAAATGCAATATTACACGCCAAAATCAACAGATTTCTCAAGTAGGTTACTACCAAATTTCCACTCACCTGCCATTGACGAGACGAAGCCACTAACTCCCCAAGAAGCCAGGAATGCACCTAGTCCGTtcgatttcgaaaaacacatgaaGGTGTTAGGAGACCTTAAGAAAACACCTACTTTTATGTACCAGACACGGCAAATGTATAAAAACGACAACGATTCTCTACCAAAAGAACCGCAATCCCAAGAACCAAATGAAATCGGAAAAGACCTATTCAGCACCTTTAGTTTCTTTGAAGGTTCTATGACAGGAAAAGAGACTAGCCCAAAGgcaaaagaaaatgagaaatcgAAAACCGAAGATACGGGATTTCTGTCTTTTGCTTTAGAAGATTATTTAGCAGATTCACCAGCTTCGCCAGCAGAGGCTGGCAAAGAAAAGTCTATGTTTTCGTTTTCATCCGATTCTCCAAAGGCTGGTGTTAAGTCACCTCCGGGTTTCTTTCCCTTATTTGCTGCTGATACACAGGAAACGTCTAAAGAAGCAAAATCTGGTTTTGTTCTGAATTTTGGTGGCAATGAAAAGGTACAGTCTCCGGAGGAAGgatcatcttttaaatttcttttttaaaatgagatcTGTTCCTTGTATTGAAATATGCATTTCAGCATATATTGTATCTTTCACTTTATTTATGTAAAGTGATGCTATAGTAACATCTCAGAACacttattattttcatctaatactatattttatattttcttctcgTACATGATAGCAACTAGTTTGAGTTGCCAATTATCACTACCTTGTTAAAACTTAATTCCAATTAAAACAGCAGCTACAGTGGAtactttcagatatatttattgataaatatttacttaacagttcaagtattgaaataattacaTGGTTTATCGGATCTCTCTTCATTTTGTGCGTTTATTATATTGAATACTTTCAGTTTATGGTTCTGTTCTTAGTTGTACTTCATAAAAGAAAGCAAGCAATAAATAAAAGGTTTATCAAAGAAATtgctctttttatttcttaattaataaaattatttactttcaagaatttatatttagaaagaatttccCTATTGGAAACAATTCACATTCATGCATTATAATGGGAAAAGATTAGCATTTGTACAAATGTGATTTTCTACATAAGTATTGTAATACtcattttttgtaacaattttgtcaaaaattaattatttaatgctagtcaccaacattaaaattttaaatattcttaatggcATCctcaacaaacaatttttaaatctcgGATTTTTATAGGCATATACAgtagtggccaaaattgtggacattttttaaagtttttaggttttctaactttgtatgcttatagaaaatgttatgtttcacaaaatgcaaactcttaaatatcacttttaaagagaatttaatgctgctttcaatacaaaaagcaaaattcaaatatctgtAATACAAAAAAGGTGAGCTGCAATAATTATCGaaatacattagatgctgatgattGCAGTGAGTTATCAGCTCTTAATAGGGTTgcctttgttttttattacaacctcacactgatgtttcattgagctgaaGGGAGTTTTAAGCTCTTCTTTCATTACTGCATGAtaccaggaaacaattatagcctcaattaattatcttttatttgatgaacgtttcatatgtacaagagttttcaaacggtgcTATAAGTTCTCAATAGTTTTGAGGTCAGGACCGTTTCCTGGTCATGATAACAATTCAttgctctttgtactaaaccgCTCTTCCGATATTTCTGTTTTGTGGCAAGGAGCTGAAtcttgctgaaaaataaatgtcgCGTTATTGGGAAAGATAGcactgatggaaggtgtaagGTTTGTCTCTAGAATAGTgttaatgtattttcttgcatttaatgtctcATCGATAGCATGAAGGAAACCAAtaccgtctgctgacatgcatgaccaaatcataacactgagttcttcatagttgtcTGAATacagtcaggatgtagctcttcgcctTTTTTATGTCTTACATATTTTTGCCATCACTACCGAATAATACTTTCTTTGTTTCATCTCTCCATATAAGTTGTGACTactgatcatctgtccaattaatgATTTCCTTCGCccattgtaatctttttatatgcTGCTATCAATTGTGATAAGGCATTTTTCAGTGAATCCTACCTCTTAGtctaacatctaataatcttctccggATTGTTCTTGAATTGATACAAATGCCAGCAtaattcaattgacttctgatggctgctgatgacattcttctattttggagacatagtcttttaattcttctttcatCAATAGATGTGGTGCACCTTTTTTAGCCATTTTCtgctttgatttttattgaatttgtctcctgatatcgtaaacaaaactttcgcaCACCATATGTAGTCACTGAATCACTCACCTGTCTTGCAATTTTAGCATAGGAAAGGCCACATCCATAcaacacaataatcttagttctctttctaggtgcCCAATCTATTCTGTTATTTGATATGATTGCTTCCTGACTGAATATtagaaatacttataaaaattccAACTAAATacgtttaacaaaatttctaacttataatttgattacataaaaaaacagtcttccttctactgaaaaaagcaaaataaagatttgttctaactttaaacatgatgtcagcttctTCTAGCAGTTATaaacatttgattggttcccagaacaagagcagtgatttgtcaggaaagttTGAAATTACAATTTACTTTATCACTGTATTTgctattcagattaaagtaagaataacttttttgtgttgcaaatatttgaattttgtttttcgtattgaaatcagcattaaattctctttgaTACGTAAGAGTTTGCACTTTGTgaaattttctataagcatacaaagttagaaaataaagattttcaaaagtgtccacaattttggccatcACTGTAATTCATATCATTTTAGAAGACTTACATTTTTCTATTACTGTGCTATTAATTTCCCTAATGTTTAGTCTATATCTTTATACATGCAATTGTATCATTAGAAAGAGcagcaatatttcaaaatggattgatttaaaaatattttcaccattgcttgattttgaatttaaagcttGATTGCaagtacagaatttttttaaaaattttattattgaatttaataaaatttcaaaaattttattaaaagtacttaatttatttaagcaCGCTAAAACTTATTCAATATGGGGCAAATAATCCGAACCATCATATCTTGATTATGAATAATGAGGAAAAGACcaggaaaaaatattagtaaaatgatgaaaacggtttgagttttatttcaacattgaaattattgttatagaatgctcttgaaatattttttaaaaattgattaaaaatagaaaaacaaattgtaCGATAAAAACAACgaaatgactgaatttttttttttttttttttttttttttaattttaagttgatgcaaaaatcgtttttgagttgcacaactattttcaaatgttatcatAGAAGAACGCACACAcgctttcatctttattattagagtccattacattttttaaataataaataaataatttttaaagaaataagattaataataataaagttttaatactgttaattataaatttttaaataatatattttttaataaatgataattaaatgaataatacatttttaataataataaatttttagcataGATGATGAGCTCTAGGTTCAGCAATTTATCAGTTAgataattctaaacattttttttttcattatgcatGCGGCAATTTACAGTTAACATGCTTGTAAACATCATGTTAAAAGTGGACACTTATACATTAGTATTAAACACTGTACGATTCAGAAAGTGAATATATTTATGAACTTCTTTGTTTTAAGTATTCATTATCTTAAAATAGCGCTAATaaaccaaattatatttatagaaacgcttaaaatatgttttattatgcAATTGACCTTCTCagtataacttttaattaaataaataagtttatatatcagggtttttttttttctaaaattttcaagaaagtttgcatacatttgttttaaatttaatgaaaatatccctcattttgtgtcatttttatataatttcatgaaagTGTAAACTTGATTAAGATATGAAGACAAAATAGTGTTATACTGACgcagatgataaaataaataatacttttttaacacATAGGCTGCCACGTGATTCTATTGTGATTCACAATTTCTACGTAATTAGATGATTATCACAGTTAAAGATAGTAAAAAGggagtcatctaattagatatgaCATGAATCACACTCTTAGACCATGACAGCAAACATGTTATCATATTTCGACTTTAGATTCAAATttccgttttcttttttttatgaatactaaAGGTTGAACACAGGGACCAATAGCAGTAGTTTTATTGGGAAAGTAAAATATTACAAggatatcttttaataaaagttgtacataatttaaattaatagtaaaattaggCGATGTAGATAATACCATAATAAAAGAATGCAATATTAATCGACCGttcgattaaattaatttacatttaactctagaaaaaattcagaaaatcatacaaaaatgtaactttaatcAGCGGGAGTGATCTTCTgcaaattttcttgcatatttccttataaaatttttatctcctCGTAGTAGATGTAcgtagaatttcaaaatatcaagaatttaaataattttgacatcTGCTGGATAATCCGACTTTTCACAACCGAATCATTGACTACCGAATGGCTTTCGGAGCTTCCATTTTAAGAGGATCAGCTGCAAActggaattaaacaactgttgcTATGTTGCGTTCTTTATTCTGACACACTagcaaaacttaaatatttactgCATGTCACTTGTAAAGCACGTCAGGAAGAATTTGCATAATGCGTACGGAAATTTCTTTTGCATGGCGTttcgtcatttatcttaaaaatttcaaaaagatttgcTGCGttttatacaaagagaaatttataatgaaattcccTTTTAAAGACTCATGTTAACCATATATAAGCAGTTTACAAAGATAAAgagcaaagattagaaattatgctaatttatttttgttttgcctTCCGTACGGAAACTGTTTTTACCCACTGTAGTGattgattaaaaagaaactatCAGCACTATTTATGAAGAAATCAGTTACTGGAATTTCTTTTGAAGCCTCagcatcagtttttttaatattagtttctcATTTTAATGCAGAATAAAGAATAgcttatttaatgattattaaccCTTTATCGAGCGTAACTTCGGGgcatgacaaataaaaaattttagagttATATCATGATGAACTGATGATGTAACTACTGAAACATCAAAAGTTCGTTGATTTgccttttaatttatgaaataagaagtCGTAAATATAATTACCAGAGATCATTCAGGGAAAACGGAAAGTGGTAAGCATCCTTACCACTGAGCACTAAGGGTAAAAGTATCATCGAATGTTCATTAGTAAGAATACTTACCACTCAGTTGCTggtaatttaaaacaactttacaCAGTTTTTTTAAGTTAGAAATAGAATCGTATAATTCAAATTCAGTAATGtcttaattaaatttgaagctcattttgcatttattaggCTGACTGGACGAACTGctatatagcataaaaataaaactgttgcaatctgaggcaattttattaataacatcttttgctttaagaaatatttaatttgcttaagCCATATTTTGCTTTCAGAAATAAACTAAATTGTCGTAaactacaatatttaaataatcaataaattgaaattgaagtcaaaatatgcttaaaatcaTTAACAGGAAGTTTCCGAATTTTAAGATATTCCAACTGCATCAAccgtttttgttcatttttaaatgaatgttaaatttaatttaaataaattcaattaaaaatcttatatttgtattaaatatcttatatttctatatatcttAGACAGAAGGGACATTACACAGTAGTGTTCATGGCTGGGAACTTTTAcaggagttaaaatttaatgacaaatgttGGAGCTCCATGTCTCTACAAAAACCCTTGCATCGTGAACCGGCAGTGGTAAGCATATTtaccacttttgaatttaaatattttactatacatttaATGTATTTCGGAGCTATTAAGGTAGctcaatcaaattttaagcgTCTGATTACcctatttatcattttgaaatactttttcgaGCCCTCATAAAAGATCTTTTACAGGTGGTAAGAATATATACCATAAAGGGTTAAATACTGAATCTAGAAAAACTGTAAGACTTGGGAAACAGGGATAGAAAACTGACAGAgcacaattttcatttatgaattctCTTATGACAATTCCATTACAATTCTCCTATTATGAGCTACTGACTATTAATTATATTCCGATGCaatgttaaatatcaaaaattgcacataaaattttgaatgattgaaTAAAAGTACGAAACAGATTTATAAGTTAAGCTcaagaaattgagaaaataaaataaaaaattcatctgaagaaaaagaaaacccttctttattcaatttataattggaaaactagttatattacttttttttcatcttaaatattattgaatccaCTTTATGCTCGAAACTAAGGATTTGACTCGTGTAATCCGTTTCAAACAATTCAATATCGACACTTGTTATTTGACTTAGAAGAAGATTCGAAAGTTAAGTCgcagaaaataacatttcaatagaAGATCTATTGGTATGTctatgaattgaataaatataccTCATAATCTGCaaatatagtaatcataaaattttgcat
The Argiope bruennichi chromosome 6, qqArgBrue1.1, whole genome shotgun sequence DNA segment above includes these coding regions:
- the LOC129971954 gene encoding uncharacterized protein LOC129971954, producing MPLGQNFENFQTAASDATRILIRNINTEWQRLEKHKQLLDAKEEERTSCQEHLRHLHENKSMIEKQLISAERRTQSLKNSHSELKRSLNNIRRQEDKASRNFNSEKQMLSEKLAYYQAKWRERYESRYANKPLIQEYEKAKNALADKREELKILKSALHGCKADIFKAKCERGKRNVEESGFYPLESFIIRIASIGAEVKKLETEESHLLNNIRILQREISNKEKLAQLKTQNAKEVEKTKTTTGLEKIKESIFFKKASEESIKRKEMSDNSYSIPQKIIRTKEDSLLNKYSIKQTKAIHGVVAQTPMRQKGSEDFKGGIQEERIRNRIEKLKLYTPTFFSPPDLSSKNSTKDSTSKEIRRQDNDSVISENCQTSFVKNAIQNQSADLQNENSDNTPSRASDINESRAQLQTLKSKTIHSIQKVNSGQRYVNSQKETAFQSKDYVSPALQTFKEKNKITETRVHKPGKFSKHEQSIKSSITQSFSDTGEKEIPFINETDSIKASRGLSTNSEKEMEFAFETASDILKKTSESYKKTTGFQKEINSPKVLREFCKISDKDRSINETKSEKIQRLHVISEENNSNEINLTTSSAVSLTNRGKIEAFTQKTFSRAQEARKAEDYETSALEILTKYQSYRNAQNMDSERDQQFRYNELAEDSQILENVDEKFTYKRDTGKHQNIQLSQKCKTSSVPAKILQEHTDHMDEEIQDINEDLTTVYENGKSLSTKSDINHEPMDTDHFQDAEILTEDNVLDKKYMSENTVHPEYENLSYDKISEKTISVDVEDNQSSLKISNSSAVIMDKSENEIHVSNSEEVNQLKNILPTSDKHNVSYSHPNEASQEIRDNQPKNVLPASSVLGVSYPITPQDFGNDRVNSMLNKDSAKIQDAAGTILMKPSEKLDEDNERNLHEEIEPPNHINESQFEKSQSSSQLNVQEPEGISPMIYQEALSSANSSLVENGTSLNKVVEAGILPCSSKSSASSEMQYYTPKSTDFSSRLLPNFHSPAIDETKPLTPQEARNAPSPFDFEKHMKVLGDLKKTPTFMYQTRQMYKNDNDSLPKEPQSQEPNEIGKDLFSTFSFFEGSMTGKETSPKAKENEKSKTEDTGFLSFALEDYLADSPASPAEAGKEKSMFSFSSDSPKAGVKSPPGFFPLFAADTQETSKEAKSGFVLNFGGNEKVQSPEEGSSFKFLF